One Arachis hypogaea cultivar Tifrunner chromosome 2, arahy.Tifrunner.gnm2.J5K5, whole genome shotgun sequence genomic window, CAAGGATGAGAAAACCAATGACCAAGGGAAAGCATTTTTGGTGAACAACAATATAGAGAAGCCAAGAGAAAGTGAAGATTCAACAAATGAGGAAACCATCTATGTATCTAAGTATTACTTATTTTCCTTTAAACTATGGAAGAAAGACATTCAACAACCTACACATAAATTGACAAATCAGAAAATGCTTTTTTTAAACAATAGCATTCAAGCTTTTCTCAATAGGAAGATTCAGCTGCATGAATCAGAAAATGCTCTAGTACCCTATTGTAAACCATATATATAgttaaaccataaaaatcaagacctttttcttaaaaaacaattttgatataaattatcaTGGGTCCTTAAGCCATTAAGCTACCATATACCTTAATTGATAACTATATTCTCTGATTGAGCACCCTCAATATCTTCTCAAGCTAGATACAACTAAAATCTCAAATTTACATAACCATTCCTAAAAAACAACAATCACACAAATCCCAATCAGCAACCTAAAAACCCTTGGCATCCAAAAAGTTCATAATCAGAAATAGAGACAGTAATAGGAAGCCTTCAACTTTATACAGTTCAAAACTAAATACACTGAGTTCAAAGTTACAGACTTTAACTAACCACCACCATCGAAAATCATAATCAATTGAAATCAGATAAACATATTCATTTTTTCCCCACAACCACTAATAGTTTAAATACGAGTAGCAGCTGAGATGAAAACAAGTAAGACCTCGATTCAATTGGGATTAATATAGTACGTCAAACACAACTTATGTAGATGTTAAGATCTGCTATAGAAAAGGGGCAtaattgggaattagggttttggagagaggaagaaaaaggaaaaggaggTTACATACATAGGTTTTGAGGAGGGCGATGTCATCTTCGTCAAGAGGTCTAGGGTTCTTCTCGTCCTTGAGTTCGTCTTCGTGTTCAATTGCCATTTCGATTGGACGCTGTGTGAAGaagctcctcttcttcttcttcttcttcttcttcttcggacTGTGATGAAGAGGGTAAAGTTGGGAACTTGCTTGAGAGAGAAGCGAAACCCAACAAGGGATTTAGAATTGAAGTTGTGCACTGAATCAGCTGGGCTTTTTATTTATGCCTTATAAACAAACTGCTTCTACATACTACTTCTGCGTGCAATTCTATATAAAAGGGTTGTTTGGGTgaacttaaaaaagaaaaaaaatttgagttattttttattaaaaaatattataaacaaaaataaaaataattttatatttaaatacttataaaaaaaatttatttattaattatatttaagtataataatataaaaatattttttatttatttattatataaaaaatatcttaaaaaaatataaattacaattttttaaaaaagatattttttatttttctagtatttttacttttattactaaaaatttgtcaaacacactaaaaaataaaaaaacatcttttttcattgaaaaaatatattttttttataaaaataatgacACTTAAAACCCTAAACAAGCACAAAAAAATGCTATTGatgaaaaaatttattattatatatttgtgtttttataaataaaacattatatatttttaattaaataattaattattaaagtcATTAAATTTGTCTTAATAAAATAGTTAAATatatgataaataattaattctaatataataaaatattttaatattgcaTTAAATTTGTGCATTTAAATAATGTTTTaatcaataaatttaaaataaaatgcaaaggtGTTGTATGATTAGTCGATCTCCCTaagtttttgttgttgttattgttgttaaatttatataaaataaataataaattattacttACTCCAAAAACTATATTATTGTACAAAGGAATTTTGGGGTTGGGTGGTTTTGGCCATGCTTTAATTGTAtagaattaaagataaataaaaaaaaatgagtaaaaaaAACTCAGAGCTAAATAAATAGTTCATATTCAAATACTAAAttcaatatataaataaaaatggcACTAAGgaaattattaaattctaaaacgTTGATTTGGGTCTGAATATGAGATTCAGATTTCTTGGTATGAGATGCTTAAGTTAGATTTTATTCAGGTTTTTAGTAAATTAGAACGCAAATACACCTAAAGGGagtcaatgtatttatagtagaataaaTAACCACCTTATGGAATAGTTTCACTTTTATTGGTAGATAATCGTTTTCTTTATTTTAGGAAGTTATTGAGATCTTATCTTCTAAATGAGATAAAAATAGTATGAAAAATTTGGAGTGAcagttacttatttagataagtacAAGCTAGTTCCTTTCGTTGTGTCCGACTTCTCAAAAAGATCGGATATCCAATAAAAGTCATCTTTAGGACGGACCTTTTATCTTTATTGGGTCTGACTTTATAATTTGGATCAGAtatgaacaaaaatattttttgttatctttagacaaataaaaaaacttaTAGCTTTCCAAAAAATAAGCATTTTTTTGTTATCTTAAATTtgacaaatataataaaaataaaaattactcctaaaaaacatttaaagagaaatattttttataattttttgaaatatatatatatatatatatatatatatatatatatatatatatatttgtctgTATTTAAACCAACTCTAACTAATttcttacaaaaaaaatttccacAAGAATTTACAGTCAATTCAAGTTTAACCACCGTTGATTATAGAAGTTAGTGAATAACAAGGTATACGAAACAATGACACTATTTAGAACTCCCTCATTTgttattatatgttattttatttaccAAAGATAGTAAGGGGAGAAATTGGAACTAGAACACACGACCAAAACTCAAAGTCTCATTCATACAATTGAAATTACACAACCGAAGACGAAGTTATTCACGAGTAATATGTACTCAAAACTCTGAACCAGTTAGTATCTCTGTAAAATCCTACTTACAAAAAATTCATGTAATTACACCTAAAAATGTGAATGAATTAattggtgaaaaaaaaaaagcatgttgCATTACAAAATTGTGATGATCAAAAGGTAGACTTCTTGTATTTTAGAACATCTATGGTGTTCAAATCATATATCTTGCAAATTTTTGTGATGGCTTGTTGACTCAGGCCGTCTTTCCCATCTTCAagttcaacaagatcatcaagttCTTCCGATGGCAGCAATTTCTAAGTCATatgattattaaaagaaaaaacagagTACAAAATGAATGTTAGCACATAAAATAGTATTACACACTTTTTTTGGGGggatatgatatgatattagtTGAGAACTAAAGTATATGATTCATTAAGCAAAACAATAATATGCTTTCACTCTTGCACATCCAATGTACCAAAGGCTTTAAAAAATAGTTCTAGCCTACAAAACTATAAAGCATGCATTCTAAATATAATAACATATTTTGCAAATTGTTAAATCAATTACACTTGACAATGTCTTAATTGATGCTATAGATCAGATTGCATGAGACACTTACCAAGTGTGGTTCATCTGAACTATTATTGGTTTTATTGGTTGAGTCCTTATGCTCAGTTTCCTTCTTATGAGTCGATGTGTTAGACATCTTGCTGCTATCGGAGGCGAGTTGGAATAGCTTCTCACTTCCCTAAGAAGGCAACAAAAAACAAGTCAGAAGCGAAGCTCAAAACATTATACAAAAATACTATCCATTGGCCTAATTGAAAGTGAACATCTATCAAGAACAAAGCAATTTTCAAAGTCCTTCCAAATCAAATGATGCCCCTTCCAAAACATACTAGGCATAAATAAATCCACTGATTGCGCATGCCGCATGACAATAAAACATGGCACTATCATATAAAAGTAGAAAGCCAAGACAAACATGAGCAGTAGAGACATCTCTGATTGTGGCAGCAAAACAGACAGATTACCATAAATTATTATAGAGGGAGAATAAGTGCATTGCAAATCTAATAGTAGTACAAACCTGAAGGGCTCTCCAATGAGAATAAGCCCGAAATGAAACCCAGAAGAATGCGACATTAGGCAAAGGTAAAACCTACAATGTACAATTAAGAATGGCCATCAATTGAACCCAAGATAGATATTAAAGAGCAAACACAAGTCCACCGAGCACATACATACCATCAGTGCAGAGGAAAATGGAATCAATGAAACTGTAGCATACAAGTATTTCCGGTGGATAATTGTTCCCCTGTAAATGAGACAATAGTTCATATAACAATGAAGATTTAAATACAGAATTAAATTGGAAGCTACACTAACAGATTCCAGATTAAATTATTGTTCCAACACCATCAACCTTTTGCTGCTTTTTTTGGAAACAGGTGTTAGAGGGAGAATTACCTCATAGCAATATGTCTTAATCTTCGGCGAACAAGATTGTCATATATCAGGCAAGGTTTCTAAGCACCTCTTAAAAGGCTCATACACAGGAATCAAACTCAACATTGCCATACATATCAACCCCATAATAAACATATATAGAAGGCGAATCTACTATTAAGAGTAGTAAACTACTAAACTATTCCGAAACCAAGCAAGTATGCATCAAAACAAGGCTGCGGCACCAACCTTGAAGGGTAAATGACTTCGACGCTAGTGACTTCATTCGATATAGATTTCAAGAAAATCTCGGAGGGCTTAACCTGTGACAAAAGCCATGACCCCCACCTGCAACAACTCAAATCACATTCGAGCATATTATGCATAGCGTAATCAACACTTTTAAAAGACTATCATTCAAAACCAACAATGTAAAAAACTAACCCATGAATCTTCTTCTTGATAGACCCATCCGGTGCTTTTTCCAAACCAATCCAAGCTTTATTCATCTATTAACCGCAACCACAACCAAATAAAGCAATTGGTTAAGAAAACAGTACACACAAGAATGTGACAACCCAAGAAACAGAAATTGACAAAGAAACAAAGTTAATACAATGATCGAAACAACAAAAAGGCACCTTGTTGCCACAGTAATCAGCAAGAAGCTCAGCTTTGGCATTAAAGGGTTTATCAGCAACATTAACGCCCTTCCACAGTTCTTTGAACGTTGGAGGAgaatgagaagaagaagtagctgAATTCTTAAGAGAATGATCAATGGCTCTGCTGAAGCACCAGTTTCTCCCTCGTATTGGGAACACAACCAATTTGGCTCTCATGTTGACTCTTTTGGCGGCAAGAACCCTAGAAAGTTTCCAACCAGAGAAATGTTCAGTCTTGGCGGTGAAGTTACAATCTTTGATGTGAAATGAAGCAGAATCCGAATCTGCGTAGTTTGAATATTCAGTGTCAAACtcgaaaaaaaagtaaaaagaaaaagaaaaatagtagtgttaaagaagaagaactgaaaaggagttaaattttcttttcttttctttaccctGAAAAGAAGCAAATTACGAATGAGGCTTGAATGACGAAAGAGATGATGTCAAAACGATGCGTTTTGTGGGGAGAGAGTGAACGAAAAAACTACACATTCACAAACGGACAAGAAGGTAGTTTCGCTGTTTCAGTATTCAGTATGAAGATGATGGCGATGAAATAGGAAACGGGTTAGGAACTTTTGGGGGAGAGAATTTGGATGATTATGGCGGAGTGTGATATTGAGGGGTAAAAGTGTAAAACGGTCGGATATGTAGAGTAGACGGGGTACTAATACACGGATCTttactttttttactttttttttttcttttcccataAATTCGTTTAGCTTAGTCTAGTCTGCTGGCAGAatacaataattttaaatttatcatcTATGTGTTACAAAATTACTCATTATAGTATTCAAAAAAGATAGTATTTAGTTATTGAATGAAATTAACTATTGCAATTATACCTTTTAAAGTTGTCTAAATTATCatgtataaattattattaatgtgATCTACTCCTATTTTGATTAAATTGAACGTAATTTAGTTAATTAAACCTCTTGGTTTgcaaattataaacaaaaatacatcaatatgTATGTGAATTATTCTTCGGCTATTTATTTTGTTCTGCCTGTCTTAAGTATGCATTTGTAGTGACATGCATATAATGtagatttgattttcttgttATATGCAGCCATTTTCTCTAACTACACTTTTAGATTGGGTATTTTGCTTTgacattcaaaattttgaaatattattaTGCATTGGAAACAAATTGGACCTCCTTTTAGGTCTTTCAGTTTTGCTATTGATCTTTATTCAGAGCTCCCTGGATATAGAATATCTAAAGGTCCTACTTGGAATTGTGCACCGAGCAcaatattatttttctgttagGTGATTAGTTGTTTTTcaaaagataaatgagttttttTACCTCTCTTTATGACTTCCTTTTTTATAACATATGAATGGTGCTGCATGGACtacataatatttttcaaaagcaATTGTCACATAGGTGCCAGCATATTTTATTGTTCTAGTAATTTATTTCgacagtaaaatatttttcttataataaatAAAGTGTTTGATATAAAACAGAATCTCAGTTAGAGGGTAGAAGTAAAAGAGGAAATTGCTATTGTTTTGTGTGCTTTGTGTGTGGTTTTTAATTTGCTAGCAAAGCCTTACCTGTAAGATAAAACAACAGCTATTATGAATTTAGGTAACAATCAAGTTGGATACTTCTAATGAATGATGACCAAAGCATAAAGTATCTAAAAAATTTGGCGAGTACTTAATTTGAGGAGAAGTCACAAGAGTCGAGGAGAAAAAAGGGAGGTAGTATTCTTAAACTGAATtgaaaatagcatagttttaaaAATCGAATTGGACCGACCAATTCAATTGGGTTAACTGGAAATTGGTCACCGAAGCAGTTCGGTCGATCTTAAAAATCATTTAACAAAAAATCGGTCAAAAAAtcggttaaccggtgaaccgacTTAACCGaccaatttttttaaagattttcaaGGTCCATGTTCAAGTTTACAGACAAAAAAATCATGGAACCTTGGGTACACTCTTTTTGCTCTTTcctatgttgttgttgttgttcttttgcCATTTTCCTTCCTCGGTTGAAATATTCAAAAAAGTATAGTTATCAGAATCGAACCGATAATCAACCTGGTCGCACTACTAGGTCATTGGTTCAACCAGTAGATCACTAATTAAACCAGTTAACCCgatctaattaaatataaatatcaaattataaaaaaataagcttaaaattaaaagtttaaaaatatgtCTTCACAAACACACTAACAAAAATTAAGTATTAATTCTTAAACATAactaatattacaaaaatatataataaattcgttactaatacaaaatattttctcaatttaaataaagagagaaaaatataacACAATAAGTAAATTAAAGTTCAATGATGATTTATGACAACAAAAAATTTATCTGCAAAGATGATTTACAACAACAAAATCATATTCTGTAAAATGACTAAAATCCTCTTAACAATGGCAGACTTGAATTAGTTGCATCTGTTGCAAGCTTTGCTGCCACCAGACTTGAGTTGTGTTCTTCCTCATCGAACCATCCTACTTCATTCCTCAATATAGCTACCATAAACAGATCAAACTCACATTAACATTACATGTTTATTTTAACATCAATTAATTAGTATTAGTCACTTAATTAAGTGCCGAAAAGCATTCTTCTAACTCTAGTGGTGAGGTTCTCATCCATACTGAAAAAGTAATGTTGAATTAAATATGCAACAACTGCATAGTGTCCAACTCCAATATATATAAACACATACTCCTT contains:
- the LOC112734894 gene encoding uncharacterized protein, with translation MRAKLVVFPIRGRNWCFSRAIDHSLKNSATSSSHSPPTFKELWKGVNVADKPFNAKAELLADYCGNKMNKAWIGLEKAPDGSIKKKIHGWGSWLLSQVKPSEIFLKSISNEVTSVEVIYPSRGTIIHRKYLYATVSLIPFSSALMVLPLPNVAFFWVSFRAYSHWRALQGSEKLFQLASDSSKMSNTSTHKKETEHKDSTNKTNNSSDEPHLKLLPSEELDDLVELEDGKDGLSQQAITKICKIYDLNTIDVLKYKKSTF